A stretch of Dietzia lutea DNA encodes these proteins:
- a CDS encoding oxygenase MpaB family protein, producing the protein MTLRSAPARPAPVRPAGAPARFAADEAWGRRAARMLRPFADVRSGPTPAERARISRALMSGDPAADALLEAISRGDTSMSRLREALDEAIAGRPLPADEPEEVHAFVRSVTDLPDWLDPDLADRGARVCLRAGLTGQDVLGDLALLGGYRPSATTEVLTSTGRLTGEGTSRRIAETMAWWHAVAAPGGWRPGSRGWEMTVHVRLMHARVNRAMLDKGWDTAAKGMPINQGDMAATNGLFSATFLLGTLVLGIPHSPRDARAVMHLWRWVGLVMGVDEDFLHERPRRALRDMYHFLRISPPPDDNSVVLAESLLESYGMTGFPRLATLRRQLDVARHRAIATYLNGLAGMRELGQQPAVPWYPAVIIPANALAHGAAAVSPRVRWALERRGDRRIRRQIARYSRGTVQPIA; encoded by the coding sequence GTGACGCTCCGGTCCGCACCCGCCCGCCCGGCACCCGTCCGCCCGGCGGGCGCCCCGGCCCGGTTCGCCGCCGACGAGGCGTGGGGGCGCAGGGCCGCCCGCATGCTCCGGCCGTTCGCCGACGTACGCTCGGGCCCGACGCCCGCCGAGCGGGCGAGGATCTCCCGGGCGCTGATGAGCGGTGATCCCGCGGCCGACGCCCTCCTCGAGGCCATCTCGCGCGGGGACACGTCGATGTCCCGGCTGCGGGAGGCCCTCGACGAGGCGATCGCCGGTCGTCCGCTGCCGGCCGACGAGCCGGAGGAGGTCCACGCCTTCGTCCGGTCGGTCACGGACCTGCCCGACTGGCTCGATCCGGACCTGGCCGACCGCGGGGCCCGCGTCTGCCTCCGGGCGGGACTGACCGGGCAGGACGTGCTCGGGGATCTCGCGCTGCTCGGCGGCTACCGGCCGTCCGCCACCACCGAGGTGCTCACCTCGACGGGCCGGCTCACGGGCGAGGGCACGTCCCGGCGCATCGCCGAGACGATGGCCTGGTGGCACGCGGTCGCGGCACCGGGCGGCTGGCGACCGGGGAGCCGGGGCTGGGAGATGACCGTCCACGTGCGCCTGATGCACGCGCGGGTGAACCGGGCGATGCTCGACAAGGGCTGGGACACCGCGGCCAAGGGCATGCCGATCAACCAGGGCGACATGGCCGCCACCAACGGCCTCTTCTCTGCCACGTTCCTGCTGGGGACACTCGTGCTGGGGATCCCGCACTCGCCCCGCGACGCGCGGGCCGTCATGCACCTGTGGCGCTGGGTGGGCCTGGTCATGGGCGTCGACGAGGACTTCCTGCACGAGCGGCCCCGCCGGGCGCTGCGGGACATGTACCACTTCCTGCGCATCTCGCCGCCGCCCGACGACAACTCCGTGGTGCTGGCCGAGTCGTTGCTGGAGTCCTACGGGATGACCGGCTTCCCGCGCCTGGCGACACTGCGGCGCCAGCTCGACGTCGCCCGGCACCGGGCCATCGCCACGTACCTCAACGGCCTGGCCGGGATGAGGGAACTCGGGCAGCAGCCGGCCGTGCCCTGGTACCCGGCGGTCATCATCCCCGCCAACGCCCTCGCCCACGGGGCGGCCGCGGTGTCGCCGAGGGTGCGGTGGGCGCTCGAGCGGCGCGGCGACCGCCGCATCCGTCGGCAGATCGCACGCTACTCCCGCGGGACGGTGCAGCCGATCGCCTGA
- a CDS encoding oxygenase MpaB family protein, whose amino-acid sequence MTATTPEKTGETTTRASDSDRPALPGVFGTIPADLVVDSAVEHPLTARVPLKPGRWYWRDLIATLDPVADAAEIHRITSTYEFPWDYQRALELALYRTYCIPSVSAVLEEAGNFRDHPQKRYDDTALLMVELVEHGYDSPRGKEALRVINRQHARYDITNDDMLYVLSTFIYEPLEWIDANGWRRLHPNERLAAFHFYRGVGQRMKIADIPEDIGEFRRWRDDYEARTMRYAPSNELIGTYTLDLMCSWYPEAARPVVRRVVQSLIDDDMTRAFGFPWQPSALRKAAYGALRARSKVVRWMPVRRHELGSRGTENRTYPGYPEGYRPADLGACPIQPRDRMGACPVAHGAPGEAVA is encoded by the coding sequence ATGACCGCCACTACTCCGGAGAAGACCGGGGAGACCACGACGAGGGCCTCGGACTCCGATCGGCCCGCTCTGCCCGGGGTGTTCGGGACGATCCCGGCCGACCTCGTCGTGGACTCGGCAGTCGAACACCCGCTGACGGCGCGGGTCCCGCTCAAGCCCGGGCGGTGGTACTGGCGGGATCTCATCGCGACGCTGGACCCGGTGGCGGACGCGGCGGAGATCCATCGCATCACCTCGACGTACGAGTTCCCGTGGGACTACCAGCGCGCCCTTGAGCTGGCGCTGTACAGGACCTACTGCATCCCGTCGGTGTCGGCCGTGCTGGAGGAGGCGGGCAACTTCCGCGACCACCCACAGAAGCGGTACGACGACACGGCGCTGCTCATGGTGGAGCTCGTCGAGCACGGCTATGACTCGCCGCGCGGCAAGGAGGCGTTGCGGGTGATCAACCGCCAGCACGCCCGGTACGACATCACGAATGACGACATGCTCTACGTCCTGTCGACGTTCATCTACGAGCCGCTGGAGTGGATCGACGCGAACGGGTGGCGGCGCCTGCACCCGAACGAGCGCCTGGCCGCGTTCCACTTCTACCGCGGGGTGGGCCAGCGGATGAAGATCGCGGACATCCCCGAGGACATCGGGGAGTTCCGGCGCTGGCGGGACGACTACGAGGCGCGCACGATGCGTTACGCCCCGAGCAACGAGCTGATCGGCACGTACACCCTGGACCTCATGTGTTCCTGGTACCCCGAGGCGGCCCGGCCGGTGGTGCGCAGGGTCGTGCAGTCGCTGATCGACGACGACATGACCCGGGCCTTCGGGTTCCCGTGGCAGCCGTCGGCGTTGCGGAAGGCCGCGTACGGGGCGTTGCGGGCGCGATCGAAGGTCGTCCGCTGGATGCCGGTCCGTCGCCACGAGCTGGGCTCGCGCGGGACCGAGAACCGGACGTACCCCGGGTACCCGGAGGGCTACCGGCCCGCTGACCTGGGGGCGTGCCCCATCCAGCCGCGCGACCGGATGGGCGCGTGCCCGGTGGCGCACGGCGCACCGGGAGAGGCCGTGGCGTGA
- a CDS encoding aldehyde dehydrogenase family protein, which produces MTTTEPSKTGSTFASLDPRDGTVLAEYPIAGPEEVALAVERARAAARWWRNQGPRGRREWLLEYKRAISSRAQELASLISAETGKPDEDATLEVMLAVSHLEWAAKNADKVLRRRPVSAGLMMSNQAAYVEYQPYGVVGAIGPWNYPVFTPMGTLSYAMAAGNAVVFKPSELTPGVGVWLAEVWDSLGASQPLIQTITGDGSTGAALCKAGVDKLAFTGSAATGRKVMAACAETLTPVVIEGGGKDALLVDADADLDAAADQAVFGAMGNAGQTCAGVERIYVHKDVQDAFVQKFTAKVRALTPGNAITSSYGPMTLPAQVDIIRRHVKDAIARGGKAVLGGEDSVGERIVEPVVLVDVPEDSSAVTEETFGPTVVINPVVDLEEAVEKANASSYGLGGSIFTGDKRRGLALAEKLDVGMVSVNSFLAFAGIPALPFGGSGDSGFGRIHGADGLREFARPKAITAQKFSAPLNLMTMTRKPRDIKIVKWMLANVQGKL; this is translated from the coding sequence ATGACCACCACCGAGCCGAGCAAGACGGGGTCCACGTTCGCGAGCCTGGACCCCCGCGACGGCACCGTCCTCGCGGAATACCCGATCGCCGGGCCCGAGGAGGTCGCCCTGGCCGTGGAGCGCGCCCGGGCAGCCGCGCGCTGGTGGCGGAACCAGGGTCCGCGCGGCCGTCGCGAGTGGTTGCTGGAGTACAAGCGCGCCATCTCCTCGCGCGCGCAGGAGCTGGCGTCGCTGATCTCCGCCGAGACCGGCAAGCCGGACGAGGACGCGACGCTCGAGGTCATGCTCGCCGTCAGCCACCTGGAGTGGGCGGCCAAGAACGCGGACAAGGTGCTGCGTCGGCGGCCGGTCTCGGCGGGGCTGATGATGTCCAACCAGGCCGCGTACGTCGAGTACCAGCCCTACGGCGTGGTCGGGGCCATCGGTCCGTGGAACTACCCGGTGTTCACCCCGATGGGCACGCTGTCCTACGCGATGGCCGCCGGGAACGCCGTCGTGTTCAAGCCGAGCGAGCTCACCCCGGGTGTCGGGGTGTGGCTCGCCGAGGTGTGGGACTCCCTCGGGGCGTCCCAGCCGCTGATCCAGACCATCACCGGCGACGGATCGACGGGTGCCGCCCTGTGCAAGGCGGGCGTCGACAAGCTGGCCTTCACCGGTTCCGCGGCGACGGGCCGCAAGGTCATGGCCGCCTGCGCGGAGACGCTCACGCCGGTCGTCATCGAGGGCGGCGGCAAGGACGCGCTCCTGGTGGACGCCGACGCCGATCTCGACGCGGCCGCTGACCAGGCGGTCTTCGGCGCGATGGGCAACGCCGGGCAGACCTGCGCGGGCGTCGAGCGGATCTACGTCCACAAGGACGTCCAGGACGCGTTCGTCCAGAAGTTCACGGCCAAGGTCCGCGCGCTGACCCCCGGCAACGCGATCACCTCGAGTTACGGGCCCATGACGCTCCCCGCGCAGGTCGACATCATCCGCCGGCACGTCAAGGACGCGATCGCCCGCGGGGGCAAGGCGGTCCTGGGCGGCGAGGACTCGGTGGGGGAGAGGATCGTCGAGCCGGTTGTGCTGGTCGACGTCCCCGAGGACTCGAGTGCGGTGACGGAGGAGACCTTCGGCCCGACCGTGGTCATCAACCCGGTCGTGGATCTCGAGGAGGCCGTGGAGAAGGCCAACGCCAGCAGCTACGGCCTCGGCGGGTCGATCTTCACCGGTGACAAGAGGCGCGGGCTCGCGCTGGCCGAGAAGCTTGACGTGGGGATGGTGTCGGTCAACTCGTTCCTGGCGTTCGCCGGCATCCCGGCGTTGCCGTTCGGTGGCTCGGGCGACTCGGGCTTCGGCCGCATCCACGGCGCCGACGGCCTGCGTGAGTTCGCACGGCCCAAGGCCATCACCGCGCAGAAGTTCTCGGCGCCGCTGAACCTCATGACCATGACCCGCAAGCCGCGCGACATCAAGATCGTCAAGTGGATGCTCGCCAACGTCCAGGGAAAGCTGTGA